Proteins encoded by one window of Thermobaculum terrenum ATCC BAA-798:
- a CDS encoding PfkB family carbohydrate kinase has translation MPATEERPDFLILGHVTKDILEEGYVIGGTATYAGIVGIKLGVRTAVVTSCDNDIDVNGALSGAEVKVIPSQYSTTFENIYVGNKRQQRLLARALPISIDDVPSNWRRAPVILLGPVARELESDLFDAFPHALVGITPQGMMRGWGEDHKVFPIHWKEADRLLKHVQVAILSEDDLVDESDLDMYLNTVPTVVVTRSDRGATVFHQGQERSFPAFRCNVVDATGAGDVFAASFLIELYRTGSIEHAATFANAAASFAIEAVGPTGIPTREKIEKRIAEACYILTE, from the coding sequence ATGCCGGCAACAGAAGAAAGGCCTGATTTCCTAATACTTGGACACGTAACCAAGGACATACTAGAAGAGGGCTATGTTATAGGTGGTACAGCTACCTATGCGGGAATTGTTGGTATAAAGTTAGGTGTTCGTACCGCTGTAGTAACTAGCTGCGACAATGATATTGATGTAAATGGAGCTCTGTCTGGAGCTGAGGTCAAGGTTATACCTAGCCAATACTCCACTACATTCGAAAATATTTACGTGGGAAATAAGAGACAACAGAGGCTACTAGCCAGGGCACTTCCAATATCGATTGATGATGTTCCGTCCAATTGGAGACGAGCTCCAGTGATACTACTTGGACCTGTCGCTAGAGAGCTGGAAAGCGACTTATTCGATGCTTTTCCTCATGCCCTGGTAGGTATAACCCCTCAGGGAATGATGCGCGGATGGGGAGAAGACCATAAGGTATTCCCAATCCACTGGAAGGAAGCTGATAGGCTTCTAAAGCACGTGCAGGTCGCTATTCTCAGCGAGGACGATCTAGTGGATGAGTCCGATTTAGACATGTACCTCAATACTGTTCCCACAGTCGTAGTTACAAGAAGCGATAGAGGAGCAACAGTATTTCACCAAGGACAGGAGAGGTCATTCCCTGCATTTCGTTGCAATGTAGTGGATGCTACTGGAGCCGGTGACGTGTTCGCCGCGTCATTCCTTATAGAGCTATACCGTACAGGCAGTATAGAGCACGCTGCCACTTTTGCAAATGCGGCAGCTTCCTTTGCGATCGAAGCTGTAGGACCTACCGGTATACCTACTAGGGAAAAGATCGAAAAAAGAATTGCTGAAGCCTGTTACATACTAACAGAATAA
- a CDS encoding VanW family protein, translating to MEKILAREIESWREEASELRNYPHGRSFLLRLIRAALPVLAVFVVVLLGSAFLITRAYSDRIYPQVVVGNIAVGSLTQDDAKEKLESSLEDYLNNPVVLTFGQLQWHPAAEDIGLTIDVEATVNRAMRAGREDPVILVIARTLVGQQSPEVVPIVMRIDESRLSSYLSDIGRQINRDPLNPSIQVSEGNIQIEGGGAGYTFLQPETESKVLTSLRKMSKGPVSIAVYTTAGTISSQEVSKAESLAKSMISSPITLVGDNQQKWQITTDKLQDWLRSKPVKVKGNTELDVYLDPVELENYLDSVAKDINSEPVNARLRWDNGHLSVLAPGKLGRRLDIDRAIGLIQEAAKSNSRQVQLPISRISPSVSENNIASLGIKELIASGVSGFRGSRPERIDNIKKAAQAINGYVIPAGSDFSFAEAIGKISESAGYKPELVGDNRLELQGWPGGINQVATTVFRAALYAGLPILERHSMPYRLDFYQQENQQPGTDAMVLVPGTDLRFTNSTPAAILIQVSVSEQDQTVQVNLYGTDPGWSVDVKPPIIENVVQPIGDIYWTDPTLESGKTETYLYASAGADVVIERTVRKGTEVILDDNITSSYDPLPTVFAVGSANSDNG from the coding sequence ATGGAAAAGATCCTCGCCAGGGAAATCGAGTCTTGGCGAGAAGAGGCATCTGAGCTCAGAAACTACCCCCACGGTAGATCATTTCTACTTAGGCTTATTCGGGCCGCTTTGCCAGTACTGGCGGTCTTTGTGGTGGTTTTGTTAGGCTCTGCTTTTCTCATCACAAGAGCTTACTCAGATAGGATATACCCTCAGGTTGTGGTTGGGAATATAGCTGTAGGCTCCCTTACTCAGGATGATGCTAAGGAAAAGCTGGAGTCCTCGCTAGAGGATTACCTGAATAATCCTGTCGTACTGACTTTTGGCCAACTTCAATGGCATCCCGCTGCTGAGGACATAGGACTTACGATAGACGTAGAAGCCACCGTCAACAGGGCTATGAGAGCTGGTAGAGAAGATCCAGTTATCTTAGTCATTGCTCGCACACTAGTTGGCCAGCAAAGTCCAGAGGTCGTGCCTATTGTCATGCGTATAGATGAAAGTAGGTTGTCAAGCTATTTGTCGGACATAGGCAGGCAAATCAATCGGGATCCTCTAAATCCTTCCATCCAAGTCTCTGAAGGCAACATTCAGATAGAGGGTGGTGGAGCCGGTTATACTTTCCTTCAGCCTGAGACAGAATCCAAGGTTTTGACCTCTCTAAGGAAGATGTCTAAGGGGCCTGTTAGCATCGCTGTGTACACTACTGCTGGTACTATCAGCAGTCAAGAAGTCAGTAAGGCAGAGTCACTGGCTAAGAGCATGATTTCATCGCCTATAACGTTAGTTGGTGACAATCAACAGAAATGGCAGATAACCACTGATAAGCTCCAAGATTGGCTTAGAAGTAAACCCGTAAAGGTAAAAGGTAACACTGAGCTAGATGTCTACTTAGATCCTGTTGAACTGGAGAACTACCTTGATTCAGTTGCTAAGGATATAAATTCAGAACCAGTAAATGCTCGATTAAGATGGGATAATGGGCATCTGTCGGTTCTTGCTCCAGGAAAACTGGGCAGGAGACTAGATATTGATCGAGCTATTGGCCTAATACAGGAAGCTGCTAAATCGAATTCTCGGCAGGTGCAACTCCCTATTTCTCGTATCAGCCCATCTGTATCAGAGAACAACATAGCTTCGCTTGGTATCAAGGAGCTTATAGCCTCAGGTGTATCGGGATTTAGAGGGTCGAGACCGGAACGTATAGATAACATCAAGAAGGCGGCCCAGGCTATCAATGGTTATGTAATACCTGCGGGCAGCGATTTCTCGTTCGCTGAGGCTATTGGTAAGATCTCAGAATCTGCAGGTTATAAGCCTGAACTTGTTGGGGATAATAGGCTTGAGCTACAAGGGTGGCCAGGCGGTATTAATCAGGTCGCCACAACTGTTTTCAGAGCCGCGCTCTATGCAGGATTGCCAATTCTAGAAAGGCATTCCATGCCTTACCGATTGGACTTCTATCAACAGGAGAATCAGCAACCTGGGACCGACGCTATGGTTCTCGTTCCGGGTACCGACCTGAGATTTACGAACAGCACGCCTGCTGCTATCCTGATTCAGGTCAGCGTGTCAGAACAGGACCAGACCGTACAGGTGAATCTTTATGGTACCGATCCAGGTTGGTCGGTTGATGTAAAACCACCCATCATAGAAAATGTCGTCCAGCCTATAGGCGATATCTATTGGACTGACCCTACATTAGAATCTGGCAAGACTGAGACTTATCTATACGCTTCTGCAGGTGCTGATGTGGTAATAGAGCGTACTGTACGTAAGGGAACGGAAGTCATCCTGGATGATAATATTACGAGCAGTTATGATCCGTTACCTACAGTATTCGCTGTAGGTAGTGCTAACTCAGACAATGGTTAG
- a CDS encoding FHA domain-containing protein yields the protein MRINYDLLVFLLNVGFVALLYIFLFEVVRIALRELRAVTATTSQNSRFGQLVVVDPGRTGLRPGTVFPLEPTTAIGRKISNAIVLDDPTVSGEHAILYLWDGTWYIRDAGSTNGTLVNGQDVIEPSPVNVGDILTLGAVKLRLAR from the coding sequence GTGAGGATAAACTACGATCTACTTGTGTTCCTTCTCAATGTGGGATTCGTAGCCCTGCTATATATCTTCCTCTTTGAGGTGGTGAGAATAGCTCTAAGGGAGCTTAGAGCAGTTACTGCTACTACGTCTCAAAACAGCCGGTTTGGTCAACTTGTAGTCGTAGACCCAGGGCGTACTGGTCTAAGGCCAGGAACAGTTTTCCCTCTTGAGCCGACTACTGCTATTGGCAGGAAGATATCGAATGCTATAGTCTTGGATGATCCTACTGTTTCTGGAGAGCATGCTATTTTGTATCTTTGGGATGGCACTTGGTACATTCGAGATGCTGGTAGTACCAACGGTACATTAGTTAACGGCCAAGATGTCATTGAACCCTCTCCTGTGAATGTGGGTGACATACTAACTCTAGGAGCTGTAAAGCTTAGGCTGGCAAGATAG
- a CDS encoding FhaA domain-containing protein yields MSVLRRLESGLEALFEGAFTRIFRPRVQPAEIAHRLERELETNQVVGLGQILAPNYYQVSLHPRDYEPFERFKTALERDFSAYIQDRARAHNLTLVTKPKVEIISDPNVKPGSVHVESYLQDLGPGEIDPQLEFTQPIEVTRARPKIPASAFLTVISGPQNGQRFHLSPSGRASIGRGLDNQIILEDPMVSRHHAEIYLRGSEWYIKDLNSTNGTYVNGHAIREKSLEHGDRITLGSVDIRFSLR; encoded by the coding sequence GTGAGTGTACTCAGGCGCCTGGAGAGCGGGTTAGAGGCCTTATTTGAGGGGGCCTTTACCCGCATCTTTAGGCCCAGAGTACAGCCAGCTGAAATAGCTCATCGCCTAGAAAGGGAACTTGAGACCAACCAGGTTGTAGGCCTAGGTCAGATACTCGCTCCTAATTACTACCAAGTATCCTTGCATCCTAGAGATTATGAGCCATTTGAGCGTTTCAAGACGGCTCTAGAGCGTGATTTTTCCGCTTATATTCAGGACAGGGCAAGGGCTCATAATTTGACACTCGTTACTAAACCTAAAGTCGAGATAATTTCTGATCCAAATGTCAAGCCTGGATCAGTTCATGTAGAGTCTTATCTGCAAGATCTGGGACCTGGTGAGATCGATCCACAGCTTGAATTTACTCAACCTATAGAGGTTACTAGAGCGCGACCAAAGATCCCAGCATCTGCTTTCTTGACGGTAATAAGTGGTCCCCAAAATGGTCAAAGATTTCACTTATCTCCTTCTGGCCGTGCATCCATAGGCAGGGGACTGGATAATCAGATAATTCTGGAAGACCCAATGGTATCTAGGCATCATGCCGAGATATACCTTCGTGGTAGCGAGTGGTACATAAAAGATCTGAACAGTACTAATGGTACATACGTCAATGGCCACGCGATTAGGGAGAAGTCCTTGGAACATGGTGACAGGATAACCCTGGGTAGCGTAGACATTAGGTTCAGTCTAAGATAG
- the clpX gene encoding ATP-dependent Clp protease ATP-binding subunit ClpX translates to MSNSRSSRSSYKCSFCGKRQEDVRRLIAGPGAVYICNECVDLCREIIDEEESAGLRREPAPSRIPPPKKIYELLDNYVVGQDRAKKTLSVAVYNHYKRVAADMQIDDVELQKSNILMIGPTGSGKTLLAQTLAKILDVPFSIADATALTEAGYVGEDVENILLRLIQAADLDIQRAERGIIYIDEIDKIARKGDNPSITRDVSGEGVQQALLKIIEGTVANVPPQSGRKHPHQEFIQIDTTNILFICGGAFEGLEDIVAKRIGAKRSLGFARQEYDSGQSEGSVLQHVIPEDLLKFGLIPEFIGRLPVVVTLDPLTKEDLIHILTKPKNAIIKQYQKLMALDNVELQFTNDALEAAAEEAIARKTGARGLRSTIEEVLLETMYEIPSLTGVRKCIVDGDTIRNRSKPKLVTWEDSKQLEESA, encoded by the coding sequence ATGTCCAATTCTAGAAGTTCCAGATCAAGCTATAAATGCTCCTTCTGCGGCAAGCGCCAGGAAGACGTTCGAAGATTGATAGCTGGTCCAGGGGCAGTTTATATCTGCAATGAGTGTGTGGACCTGTGCCGAGAGATTATAGATGAGGAGGAGTCAGCTGGTCTCCGTCGAGAGCCGGCACCGTCTAGAATTCCGCCTCCTAAGAAGATTTATGAGCTCCTGGATAATTATGTGGTGGGGCAGGACAGGGCTAAGAAAACCCTTTCGGTGGCCGTTTACAACCACTACAAGCGCGTTGCCGCAGATATGCAGATCGATGATGTGGAACTTCAGAAGAGCAATATACTTATGATAGGTCCTACCGGCTCCGGTAAGACGCTCCTTGCTCAAACTTTGGCTAAGATTTTGGATGTGCCGTTCTCAATAGCTGATGCTACTGCTCTTACCGAGGCCGGTTACGTTGGTGAAGACGTCGAGAACATACTCCTACGGTTGATACAAGCTGCAGATCTGGATATCCAGAGGGCCGAGCGAGGAATCATATACATAGACGAGATAGATAAGATTGCCCGTAAAGGTGACAATCCCTCGATAACCAGGGATGTATCAGGTGAGGGCGTACAACAGGCGCTCCTGAAGATCATAGAGGGAACCGTCGCTAATGTACCTCCACAAAGCGGACGGAAACATCCTCATCAGGAATTTATACAGATCGATACGACTAACATACTGTTCATTTGTGGTGGTGCTTTTGAGGGCCTGGAAGACATAGTAGCCAAGAGAATAGGCGCAAAGAGATCTCTAGGTTTCGCACGGCAAGAATATGACTCTGGTCAGTCTGAGGGTTCGGTGCTTCAGCATGTTATCCCAGAGGATCTATTAAAGTTTGGGCTGATTCCAGAGTTCATTGGTAGATTACCTGTTGTGGTTACGTTGGATCCTCTGACTAAGGAGGATTTGATCCATATACTGACCAAGCCCAAGAACGCGATTATAAAGCAATATCAGAAGCTTATGGCTCTCGATAACGTAGAGCTACAGTTCACAAACGATGCTCTGGAAGCTGCGGCTGAGGAGGCTATAGCTCGCAAGACGGGTGCTAGAGGGCTAAGGTCCACGATAGAGGAAGTCTTGCTAGAGACCATGTACGAGATACCCTCTCTGACCGGTGTACGTAAGTGTATTGTCGATGGGGATACTATACGGAATAGATCTAAGCCTAAGCTTGTGACATGGGAAGATAGCAAGCAACTTGAGGAGAGCGCCTAA
- a CDS encoding ATP-dependent Clp protease proteolytic subunit, producing the protein MVTDPRSLIPMVIETTNRGERAFDIYSRLLKDRIIILGTPIDDQIANLIIAQLLFLDAEDPERDIQFYINSPGGSITAGLAIYDTMQFVRPDIVTICMGLAASMATPLLAAGTKGKRYALPNATIHMHPASGGAQGAAADVEQQARFLIRMQRRVRELLAMHTGQPLERIEVDFDREKFMTPEEAKEYGIIDEIMASTKQLPAGNVQSTT; encoded by the coding sequence ATGGTTACCGATCCCAGATCGCTTATTCCTATGGTAATAGAGACAACCAATAGAGGTGAGAGGGCTTTTGATATTTACTCTCGCCTTCTAAAAGATAGAATAATTATCCTTGGAACTCCCATTGATGATCAGATAGCAAATCTCATTATCGCTCAACTACTATTTCTGGACGCCGAAGATCCTGAGAGGGATATACAGTTTTACATAAATAGTCCTGGCGGTTCTATCACAGCTGGCCTTGCGATATACGACACTATGCAATTTGTCAGGCCTGATATCGTGACAATTTGTATGGGCTTGGCGGCCAGCATGGCTACACCGCTGCTTGCTGCGGGTACTAAGGGTAAGAGGTATGCCCTGCCCAACGCTACTATACATATGCATCCTGCGAGTGGTGGGGCACAAGGTGCTGCTGCTGATGTAGAGCAGCAAGCCAGGTTTCTAATCAGGATGCAGCGTAGGGTGCGTGAGCTACTGGCAATGCATACTGGCCAACCTTTGGAGAGAATAGAGGTCGACTTTGACAGGGAGAAGTTCATGACTCCCGAAGAGGCCAAAGAATACGGTATCATTGACGAAATAATGGCAAGTACAAAGCAGCTACCTGCAGGTAATGTGCAGAGTACTACTTAG
- the tig gene encoding trigger factor, giving the protein MKVESERLPGSVVRLEIEVDKETVDKEIDRAYRRLANRVVIPGFRKGKAPRVLIERYLGEEAIFEEATREIVPNAIEQAVEQEKINPIAEPQAFKLLEREPFRFEVTLPVEPTVKLGDYKSVRVERREVIVTDEDVDKYIESLREREGVWVTPDPARPAKNGDQLVVDIEEQYEGEEPRKREDLTIVLGRGYLPEDVEKALEGAEEGKDYEVESKLPEDYPVEEYAGKPVKYKVTVKSIKELQLPDLDDDFAKRTGLGAESVEDLRQKVRERLQAEREAEERDRVANEVIEKMVETSTVDMPQVLIEHEVDHQLAHIRENLSAQGIPLEQYLRFTQQTIEDLRNTLRPDAEKRLTRRLVLSEIAKAENIEVDESEIQREIDRIAERIDESERAEARALLDTQEWRDRIRADIYDRRFLDRIVEIATGEPLYPKEEPASEGSEQTPDSSASQVDAENSAIQYVEGGTNESEVTAEGETLVQASEESQGSDAEGNDEARKA; this is encoded by the coding sequence GTGAAGGTCGAATCTGAGAGACTTCCTGGTAGTGTAGTTAGACTTGAGATAGAGGTAGATAAAGAAACTGTTGATAAAGAGATAGACAGAGCCTATCGCAGGTTGGCTAATAGAGTAGTTATTCCTGGATTCCGAAAGGGGAAGGCTCCTAGGGTATTGATTGAGAGGTACCTAGGGGAGGAAGCTATTTTTGAAGAAGCCACCCGAGAGATAGTACCCAATGCTATCGAGCAGGCTGTTGAGCAGGAGAAGATAAACCCTATAGCCGAGCCTCAGGCTTTTAAGTTGCTTGAGCGTGAGCCTTTCAGGTTTGAAGTCACCCTTCCAGTTGAACCCACAGTAAAGCTAGGTGACTATAAATCTGTCCGGGTCGAGCGCCGTGAGGTAATTGTCACCGATGAGGATGTTGACAAGTATATAGAATCTCTTCGAGAGAGAGAGGGTGTGTGGGTTACTCCTGATCCTGCGCGCCCTGCCAAGAATGGTGATCAGCTTGTCGTAGATATAGAAGAACAGTACGAAGGCGAGGAGCCTCGTAAGAGAGAGGATCTTACTATAGTCCTCGGTAGAGGTTATCTACCTGAAGATGTTGAGAAGGCTTTAGAAGGTGCAGAAGAGGGCAAAGACTACGAGGTTGAGTCTAAGTTACCTGAGGACTATCCTGTAGAGGAGTACGCAGGTAAGCCTGTTAAGTATAAGGTTACCGTAAAGAGCATAAAGGAGCTTCAGCTTCCTGATCTGGATGATGACTTTGCTAAGCGCACTGGCCTAGGTGCTGAGAGCGTTGAAGATCTGAGGCAGAAAGTTAGGGAGAGGCTCCAGGCTGAAAGGGAAGCTGAGGAGCGTGACAGAGTGGCAAATGAAGTCATAGAGAAGATGGTAGAGACCTCTACGGTGGACATGCCTCAGGTGCTTATCGAACATGAGGTAGACCATCAGCTGGCTCATATTCGTGAAAACCTCAGTGCTCAAGGGATACCTCTCGAGCAGTACCTACGATTTACTCAGCAGACTATAGAGGATCTTAGAAACACTCTACGCCCTGACGCCGAGAAGAGGCTGACAAGGCGATTAGTTCTATCGGAGATAGCGAAGGCTGAAAATATAGAGGTCGATGAATCCGAAATCCAGCGAGAGATAGATAGGATTGCAGAGCGTATAGATGAATCTGAGCGCGCCGAGGCAAGAGCCTTGCTAGATACCCAGGAGTGGCGGGATCGTATAAGGGCTGACATTTACGATCGTCGGTTCCTCGACAGAATCGTGGAAATAGCCACTGGAGAGCCGCTTTATCCTAAGGAGGAACCGGCAAGTGAAGGCTCAGAGCAAACTCCTGACTCCTCAGCCTCACAGGTGGATGCTGAGAATTCGGCTATCCAATATGTCGAGGGTGGTACCAATGAAAGCGAGGTGACTGCTGAGGGTGAAACCTTAGTTCAGGCTTCTGAAGAGTCTCAAGGGTCTGATGCTGAGGGTAATGACGAGGCTCGTAAGGCGTAG
- the prmC gene encoding peptide chain release factor N(5)-glutamine methyltransferase, whose product MAAIRELLLKAKARLKAADVENPSLDSELLLASVLGIDRTSLLANLNQEVSLPDQEKFLGLVERRSRHEPIAYILGYKEFYGRLFCVSRSVLIPRPETEMLVDLAKKLATKGAVVADVGTGSGAIAISIAIERPDVKVVATDISHDALDVARRNVQKHGVQDRVFLLQGNLLDPVHEMVDMVVANLPYIPESEADSLQPDVILWEPRTALFGGEDGLEYIRELLGQLPKHCSYGAYCLLEVDPRLVDKLKHEIKLRFPDASIVVLQDLAGLPRVVSISNFTSS is encoded by the coding sequence ATGGCTGCTATTAGAGAATTGCTTCTGAAAGCAAAGGCCAGGCTGAAAGCCGCCGATGTAGAAAATCCTTCTTTGGATTCAGAACTCCTTCTTGCTAGTGTTTTAGGGATTGATAGAACCAGTTTGTTAGCTAACCTGAATCAAGAGGTAAGCCTCCCGGATCAAGAGAAGTTTCTTGGTCTAGTCGAGCGTAGGTCCCGCCACGAACCTATTGCCTACATCCTAGGTTACAAGGAGTTCTATGGAAGGCTTTTTTGTGTCTCTAGGTCAGTACTTATCCCAAGACCGGAAACAGAGATGCTTGTTGATCTGGCAAAAAAGCTTGCTACAAAGGGAGCTGTGGTAGCTGATGTGGGTACTGGATCGGGGGCTATCGCTATATCTATTGCTATAGAACGTCCAGATGTGAAGGTTGTTGCTACTGATATTTCACACGATGCGCTGGATGTTGCTCGAAGGAACGTCCAGAAACATGGAGTGCAGGATAGAGTATTTCTCCTACAAGGTAATCTTCTGGACCCGGTGCATGAGATGGTAGATATGGTAGTTGCTAACCTCCCATATATACCTGAATCCGAGGCTGATTCACTTCAACCCGATGTGATTTTATGGGAGCCGCGAACTGCTCTCTTCGGTGGAGAGGATGGTTTGGAGTATATAAGAGAGCTCTTGGGTCAACTACCAAAACATTGTTCATATGGTGCTTACTGCTTGCTAGAAGTGGATCCAAGGCTAGTTGACAAGCTAAAGCACGAAATAAAACTCAGGTTTCCCGACGCCAGTATTGTCGTCCTTCAAGACTTGGCAGGACTTCCCAGAGTGGTCTCGATCAGTAATTTTACATCTTCTTGA
- a CDS encoding LCP family protein → MRVIKLASLVIVILLIATVVFGIFAYNRANAFSMAISRKSALESDINQLARKEGHFNLLVMGYGGGNHDGAYLTDSLMIYSVPLNGGPASRLSIPRDLWVESPYGSGYYRKINAAYAYAFAQTRNHRKAAAAAAEDISHALGIPIQGWMTVDFNGFRDLVDALGGVDVNVPRSFTAKYPANDDPRINYKWITIRFKKGVQHMDGEEAIRYARARYTNDPRESSDFARAARQQLVVSAIKRKLLSPTGIIRGFKLADAVQDDIKTNLSVRDLASIFGRKIDDKRSVVLGLDNALDQGMSSDGQYILYPRNNNWNYLHRFVRNSLYGSQSAAER, encoded by the coding sequence ATGAGGGTTATAAAGTTAGCATCTTTAGTAATAGTAATATTGCTTATTGCTACCGTGGTGTTTGGCATATTTGCCTACAATCGAGCGAATGCTTTCAGTATGGCAATTAGCCGCAAAAGCGCCTTGGAGTCAGATATTAACCAACTAGCTCGTAAAGAGGGGCACTTTAATCTATTAGTTATGGGTTATGGCGGTGGTAATCATGATGGAGCTTACTTGACGGATTCCTTGATGATATATAGCGTGCCCTTAAATGGAGGTCCTGCATCTCGTCTTAGCATTCCTAGAGACCTCTGGGTAGAATCACCTTACGGCTCTGGCTACTATCGTAAAATAAATGCCGCCTATGCTTATGCATTTGCGCAGACTCGTAATCACCGCAAAGCGGCTGCGGCTGCCGCAGAGGATATATCTCATGCACTAGGCATTCCCATTCAGGGCTGGATGACGGTCGACTTTAATGGCTTTAGAGATCTAGTAGATGCACTCGGGGGGGTCGATGTAAATGTCCCTAGGTCTTTTACCGCAAAGTATCCAGCTAATGATGATCCGAGAATAAACTATAAATGGATTACTATAAGGTTCAAAAAGGGTGTGCAACATATGGATGGCGAAGAAGCTATACGTTATGCCAGAGCTAGGTATACGAATGACCCCCGAGAGTCTAGTGACTTTGCGCGGGCTGCTAGACAGCAGTTAGTGGTATCTGCGATCAAGCGTAAGCTACTCTCGCCAACTGGCATTATAAGAGGGTTCAAGCTTGCTGATGCTGTGCAGGATGATATAAAGACCAATCTATCGGTCAGGGATCTTGCAAGCATATTTGGTAGAAAAATAGATGATAAGAGATCAGTGGTTTTAGGGCTCGATAATGCCCTCGATCAGGGTATGAGCAGCGATGGACAGTACATCCTGTATCCCAGAAATAACAACTGGAATTATCTGCATAGGTTCGTAAGGAACTCTCTTTACGGCTCTCAGAGTGCTGCCGAGAGGTAA
- a CDS encoding response regulator transcription factor, whose protein sequence is MSNQQARILVIEDEHQIADLLRRGLTFKGYLVDTAASGEEGLDKARDNPPDLVILDLMLPEMSGEEVCRRLREGLDPDLPIIILTAKDATEDKIAGLDAGADDYITKPFNFEELLARIRASLRRRQPQEKSIIRVGDLTLNLASREAMRGERKLDLTTREFDLLEFLARNEGHVVSKEAIFERVWGYSFDIDSDAVKVYISYLRSKLTAGGEPDMIHTIRGIGYMLRAPQPVK, encoded by the coding sequence ATGTCTAACCAGCAGGCAAGAATCTTAGTAATCGAGGACGAACATCAAATAGCTGACCTTCTGCGCAGAGGGCTAACGTTTAAGGGTTACCTGGTCGATACTGCAGCTTCAGGCGAAGAGGGGCTGGATAAGGCCAGGGATAATCCTCCCGATCTCGTAATCTTGGACCTAATGCTTCCTGAGATGAGTGGGGAAGAGGTATGCAGGCGGCTGCGAGAAGGACTAGATCCTGATTTGCCTATTATTATTCTTACTGCGAAGGACGCAACTGAAGACAAGATAGCAGGCCTTGATGCTGGTGCAGATGATTACATAACTAAGCCGTTCAATTTTGAGGAGCTTCTGGCGCGGATCAGAGCTTCATTGAGGAGGAGGCAGCCTCAGGAGAAGAGTATCATCAGAGTTGGTGATCTAACTCTCAACCTAGCTTCTAGAGAGGCTATGAGGGGTGAGCGTAAGCTTGATCTTACTACACGTGAGTTTGACTTGTTGGAATTCTTGGCTCGCAACGAGGGGCACGTTGTAAGTAAAGAGGCCATATTCGAACGTGTATGGGGTTATTCCTTTGACATAGACTCTGATGCCGTAAAAGTCTACATAAGCTACCTACGTTCCAAGCTAACGGCTGGCGGCGAGCCCGATATGATACACACCATACGGGGCATAGGATATATGCTAAGGGCTCCCCAGCCCGTTAAGTGA